The DNA sequence TGCATGGTTTTTCAACCCATAGCCTCCTTTGTTTTTCCTTTAACAAAGAGCTTATTGGCACAGAGGGAGCATGAAGTAAAACTTGGCTCCGCCCTCCTCTTTATTATAGCCTTCTATGTGCCCGCCGTGGGCTTCCACAATGGTGCGGCAGATAGAAAGCCCCAGCCCCATACCCCGAATCGCATCAATAACCGGCTCGGCGGTGGGAGAATGCGCTTCAAATAAGTTTTCCAACAGATAGTCGGGAATACCCCGACCCAAATCACTCACATCAAACCGGATATAAGCTCCCTGCTTGGACACATCCATCAAAATCAGCGAGCCTACCGGGGAGTTTTTGACAGCATTTTCCAGCAGGTTGATCAGTACCTGCGAAATCAAGGTGGCATCCATGGGGGCCACCAGCAGCTCCCCCGGCACCCGCACATGGATGCTGCAATCGGGAAAACGCTTGCGCACAATATCCACCGCTTGAGCCACCACTTCCTCAGCGGCCTCCAAGGTCTTGTGCAGTGCCACTGTATTGCCGGAAATCCGGGTAACTGTCAAAATATTTTCCACCATGCGGATCAGCCACTGGCTGTTCTCCTGAATGTCCCGAACCAGCCCCTCCCGCATCTCCTCCGGCATATCCTTCTGCTCAAGGATGGTGGAGCTGGCCCCCAGAACACTGGTCAAGGGGGTGCGCAAATCGTGGGAAATGGCCCGCAAAAGGGCGCTGCGGGTTTTTTCCCGCTCTGCGGCCACCAAAATCTCGTTTTGCTCATTAGAAAGGGATTGCAGCTCCATGGCAAGCGCCACCTGCCCCACAAGCATATGAATAAAGGTTATATTGCTGGGGGTGAGAGGGCGGGCCCTGCAATCAATGCCGATAACCCCCCGCACATTGTCCTTAAAAACAATGGGCACATACCGCACCCGCTCGGTCTCCTGCTCCGAAACCACCGCCGATTCCGCCCCGGTGCGAAAAATCAAATGCACCCGTTTCTGCTCTTCGGGGCTGTAGAAGGGAATTTCCTGATCCTGGGGCCCGCACAGGCGCAGGCTGCTGCTCTCTTTGGAAACAGCGGGATCGGCGGTATAAAAAATAACTGAACGGTTCAGATGCAGAATCAAATAAGCGTTTGCCAGCCGCACAACGGTCTCCACATCCCGGGCCACCAGCAGCTTGTTGTTGATTTCATAAAGCAACTGCGCCCGGTGCTCCCGTTCCCGAGAAAGGAGCGCCTGACTTTTCATCTGTATGGTCAGGGTGCTGGTAATAAAGGTGGCCAGCAGCATCACAAAAAGGGTGATGGGCGAACCCACCGTTATGCTGAATCGGCGGCTGGGCTCGGTGACAAAATAATCATAGGCAAAGGTGCTCACAACAGCGGCCACAATGCCATAGCTATAGCCCGGGGTTACCCGGGAAATAATCAGAACCGATACCACATAAATCAAAATCAGGTTCTGGGTGTTATCCTGAACCTGCCGCAGCAGCTCGGCCAGCAGGATGGTTGCCATTAAAAGGCCGATGGTTTTCAGTGTGTTATAAAAAACACCCCGCTGCCTGCCTCGGTCTTCTGCCATATCCACATTTAACTTTTCATAAAAATTCTTTTCCATGTGTATGATTCCTTCCATGCACTGTTTTTGCAAAAGGGCATTTTCTGCAAAAAAATCCTCCCGAACAAATCTTAACGGGTTCTTTATGGGAATTTTAGCAGAGAAACGTTACAATGTAAACAGAGCTTTTCATCCTCAAGCAGGCTTGGCTGAATACCCCCGGGTATTGGAGCGCCATATGGGAGCAACGCTATCTTTAATTCAACGAAAAGCTCCATTCAGCAAAAGGAGGTGGCCGATCTGGATTTTTCCGACAAGAACTTAGCCTTTCTGTTTCGCTGGGGCGATGTGGATATTTACCTGACCGATACACTGCTTTCCACCTGGATTGTCATGGGGGCGCTGGTGATATTCGCCATTGTTGTCCGCATCCGGCTGACACGTTTCAAAAGTGTGCCCAAGGGGTTCCAGAATGCAGTTGAGATTATGGTGGAGACCATGGCCAATTTTTCACGCAACACCATGGGCCCCGGAATGGATGCGCTGGGCGGGTATTTCTTTGGTGTTTTTGCCTTTATCCTGATTTCCAATTTCAGCGGGCTTGTGGGGCTTCGGCCGCCCACAGCGGATTTAGCCACCACCGGCGCTCTTGCCCTTTCTTCCTTTGTGCTGATTCACGGCGCAGGCCTTGCAAAGCGCAAGTGGAAATATTTCAAGGATTATCTGGCGCCAGTGCCGATCTTTCTCCCCCTCAACCTAGTGGGTGAAATTGCAAAGCCGGTTTCTTTAGGCTTCCGCCTTTTCGGCAATATTCTGGGCGGCACCATTATTATGGGTCTGGTTTATAATTCTTTGCCCATTCTGCTCCGCTTTATTTTGCCCGATTTGCTCCATGCTTACTTTGATTTGTTTGCAGGGGCCATTCAGGCTTTTATCTTTACGGTTCTCAGCATGACCTTTATCCAGCAAAAGGCTGCGGGTGAATAATTCGGGGGCTTTCTCCCCAAACCAAGAAACCCGCATACAGCCAGTCAACTTATTTTTCAGGAGGTAAAATTTTATGGATCCAAAGGCATTTGTATTGGGCTGCTCCGCTTTGGCGGCAGGGCTTGCTTCACTTTCCGGCTTAGGCTCCGGCCTTGGGCAGGGCATCGCCGCAGGCAAGGCCGCTTCTGCTGTGGGGCGCCAGCCCGAGGCAAGGGGCGAAATTATGAGCACCATGCTCATCGGCTGCGCCGTGGCAGAAACCTGCTCGGTTTATGGTCTGGTTATTGCTTTGATTCTGCTGATGGCTAACCCTCTGGTGGCTTTGCTGTAGCAGCCCCATATCCACGCATGCCTTTAAGAAATTGAGAGGAGGGATCGGATTTGTCCCATTATTTAACGCAATCCTTCCTGCTTGCCGCTGGGGCGGCACAGGAGCTTCCCCCGGGTACCATTCTCCATTTGGATAAAAAGCTGCTCATTGAGCTGGGGATTCAATGGGTTAATGTTTTGTTTCTCACAGGGCTGCTGATTTTTATTTTATACAAGCCGGTTCGTAAATTTATGTCGGAGCGCACCGCCCGCATCAAGACCGAAATTGAAGATGCCCGCCACGACCGGGAAGAAGCTATGCAGCTCAAGGAGCAGTATGGCGAGATGATCGCCAACATTGAGCGGGAGCGGGAGGAAATTCTGCGGCTGGCCCACAAAAAGGCCATGGAAAAAAGCGACCAGCTTTTGTTTGAAGCCCGCCGGGAGGCCGACGCTGCCTATGACCGGACCATGGATGAGCTGGAACGGCAGCGCAAAAGCATGGAAGACGAAATGAAAAAGCAGATGATTGAAATTTCCATGCTGGTTGCCAGCCGCTTTGTCACCGTTTCTCTGGATACCGAAACCCAAAACCGCTACATCGAAGAGGCCCTCTCCGATTGGGAGGCCAACTGATGCTGGCGTTAACTGGCCGTTATGCCTTGGCGCTCATGCATTATGCGGAGGAAAATGGTCTGGAGCTGGTCTACTGCCAGGCGCTGGATTATATTTTATCCATCAACGCCGGGCACCCTTCTCTGCCGGATGCAGAAACTGCACTGGGCCGCTTTTTGGAGCATGTTCCCGAAGAAGAAGTGGATGCGGTGCTCTACCGCTTTCTGGATATGGCGAGAAAGCGGATGGATATTATCACTGTTGAGGTTTTTTCCGCAGTTCCCCTGACACAGGAGCAGCTTTGCGCCCTTGAGCAGGAATTCATTCATGCTTACAGAAAGCAGGTGGATATTACAGCTACGGTGGACCCTTCCCTCATTGGAGGGCTGCGGGTTATTGTGGATGACAAGGTCATCGACGCCACCATTAAAAGGCAGCTGGAGGATATGAAACGCAGCATATACAAAGGAGTGTATTTCAAACAATGAATTTTAATTCTGCCGAAATAGGCTCCATTATCAAAGATGAAATTTTGGGCTTTGTGGCCTCTCCTTATATAGATGAATCCGGCCGGGTCTACCAAATCGGGGATGGCATTGCCCGTGTCATCGGCCTCAAGCAGGCCATGAGCGGCGAGCTGCTCCAGTTTGAAAACGGCGTGGTTGGCATTGCCATGAATCTGGAGGAAGATAACATAGGCGTTGTGCTCCTTGGCAACAGCGAAGGGGTAAACGCAGGCAGCCTTGTAACCCGAACCAACCGCATAGCGCAGGTCCCGGTGGGTGAAGCGCTGCTGGGCAGGGTTGTCAACGCACTGGGCCAGCCCATTGATCAGAAGGGGCTGATTTTGGCCCAAACCCTGCGCCCCATTGAGCAGGTAGCGCCGGGGGTGCTGGCCCGTCAAAAGGTGGATGTTCCCCTTTTAACCGGAATCAAGGCCATTGACGCCATGGTTCCCATTGGCCGGGGGCAGCGTCAGCTGATTATCGGCGACCGGCAGACCGGTAAAACCGCCATTGCGCTGGATACCATTCTTAACCAGCGGGATACCGGCGTTTACTGCGTGTATGTGGCCATTGGTCAAAAGAACTCAACGGTGGCCGATATTGTCAACACCCTGACCCAGTATGATGCCATGCGCTACACCACTGTGGTGGTGGCGGGCGCTTCGGAAGCCGCCTCTTTGCAATATCTGGCCCCTTACAGCGGCTGTGCCATGGCAGAGGCTTGGATGGCACAGGGCAAGGATGTGCTGATTGTATACGACGATCTTTCCAAGCATGCGGTGGCTTATCGGACCATGTCTCTGCTGCTTCGCAGGCCGCCGGGCCGTGAGGCCTATCCCGGCGATGTATTTTATCTCCATTCCCGGCTGCTGGAGCGGGCCGGGCGGCTTTCGCAGGAATACGGCGGCGGCTCTATTACCGCTTTGCCTATCGTGGAAACCCAAGGCGGCGATATGTCCGCCTATATCCCCACCAACGTGATTTCCATTACAGACGGGCAGATTTATCTGGAGGCGAATTCCTTTAATGCAGGCATTCGCCCCGCTATCAACCCGGGGCTTTCGGTTTCCCGTGTGGGAGGCTCGGCTCAGGTGAAGGCCATGAAAAAGATTGCAGCCCCCATCCGCATTGAACTGGCGCAGTACAGGGAGCTTGCCTCCTTTGCCCAGTTCAGCTCGGATTTGGATAAGGATACCCGCAGCCGCCTGCATCACGGCGACCGCATTGTGGAAACCCTCAAGCAATCCCAGTATAAGCCCTTTTCACTCGAGCACGAAATTCTGGTTCTTTTTGCGCTGACCCACCACTGTCTGGATGAAATTCAGGTGGAAAATGTGCTGGAGTTCCAGAGCAAAATGCTGGAGCACTTTGATACATGGCACCCCGATATCATCGAAGAAATTCGCAAAACCTACGAGATATCCCCCCAGCTGGAAGAGGATATTCTTGAGGCCATCAAACAATTTGCCTCCACCCTCACCCCGTGAGCCAAAATATTTAGAAGGAGGATGAAGAAGTGGAATCCATTCAGCGAATCAAGGCCCGCATTCACAGCATCGGCATAACCCGGCAGATCACCCAATCCATGCGCCTTGTTTCATCCTCCAAGGTGCAGAAGGCCCGCAACCGAATGGTGGATAACCAGCCTTTTCTGGCCAACGCCCGGCAGATGGCCTCTTCTGTTCTCCACAATCGGGAGCTGGATCGCCACCCTTATGTTGCGGCCCGCCCGGTGAAAACCTCGGCAGTCATTGTAATTAGCGGGGATCGGGGTCTTTGCGGCAGCTACAATGCGGCGGTGGGCAAAAGCGCCACCCAGCTGGTTAAAAGCTTGGGAGACTGCCGGATTATCACCATCGGCAGCAAAGCAAAGGAATATTGCCAGCGCCGCAGAGGGAGTGCTGTTGCCCAATCCTTTATCGGTATGTCGGAAAAGCCCTTTTTCGAGGATGCGCAGGAAATTGCTTCCCTTGCTTTGGATTGGTATAAAAAAGGCCAGGTGGATCAGATTTATATGGTCTACACGGAGTATGTTTCCGCCATTGAGCAAAACCCCAAGGCAGAAAAGCTGCTGCCGCTGGGGTCAGGTGAGCGGGAACCGGGGTCTGGCTTTATCGAATTTGAGCCGGACGTGGAATCTTTTGTGGAGCGGGCTGTTCCCTTTTATGTGGCAGGCTCCTTATATGGTGCTATGCTGGAGGCCTCGGCCTGTGAACAAAGCGCCCGCCTGACCAGCATGGATTCCGCTGTCAAAAATTCCGATGAAATGATTGCTTCGCTGACCCTGCTTTACAATCAGGCAAGGCAGGCGGCTATTACCCAAGAAATCATCGAAATCGTCAGCGGAGCGGAAACTCTCTAGGAGAAAGGAATGAGACTGTGGTAGTAAACGCAATCGGCGAGGTTATCCAGATTATAGGAGCCGTTTTGGATATCCGCTTTCCGGCAGGCTCTGTTCCTGCCATTCACAATGCCATTGAAATCCAAAACACCGAAGATATTTTGGTGGCCGAGGTTGCCCAGCAGCTGGGGGACGGTATCGTCCGCTGTGTTTCCATGGGGCCTACCGACGGCTTGGTTCGAGGGATGCAGGCGCTGGATACCGGCCGCCCTATCATCGCGCCGGTGGGCAATGCCACCTTAGGACGCATTTTTAATGTGTTGGGCGAGCCCTTGGACGGGCAGTCAATGCCGGATCATCAGGAATACCGTTCCATACACCGAATGGCCCCCGAATTTTCCGAGCAGGCTGAAACCACCGAAATTCTCGAAACCGGCATCAAAGCTATCGATCTGCTCTGCCCCTATGTAAAGGGCGGCAAAATCGGCCTTTTCGGCGGCGCAGGCGTGGGAAAAACCGTTCTGATTATGGAGCTGATTCACAACATCGCCACCGAGCATGGCGGCTACTCGGTTTTTGCCGGTGTGGGCGAGCGTACCCGTGAGGGCAACGACCTGTATCATGAGATGACTGAATCGGGGGTTATCAGCAAAACGGCTTTGGTTTTCGGCCAGATGAATGAGCCGCCGGGGGCCAGAATGCGGGTGGCCCTCACCGGGCTGACCATGGCGGAATACTTCCGGGATGTGCAGGAGCAGGATGTTCTGCTGTTTATCGATAACATTTTTCGGTTTGTGCAGGCAGGCTCGGAGGTTTCGGCCCTGCTGGGGCGTATGCCCAGCGCCGTGGGCTATCAGCCTACTCTTGCCACCGAAATGGGCATCTTGCAGGAGCGTATCACCTCCACCAAAAGCGGCTCCATCACCTCCATTCAGGCCGTTTATGTTCCGGCGGATGATCTCACCGATCCGGCCCCGGCCACAACCTTTGCCCATCTGGATGCCACCACCGTGCTTTCTCGCAGCATTGTGGAGCAGGGCATTTACCCGGCTATTAACCCGCTGGAATCCACCTCCCGCATTCTGGACCCTTTTGTGGTGGGCTCCGAGCACCATCAGGTTGCCCGGGATGTCCAAAGCATTCTCCAGCGCTATCAGGAGCTACAGGATATCATCGCCATTATGGGCATTGACGAGCTTTCGGAAAACGACAAGCTGATTGTGGGCCGTGCCCGAAAGGTTCAGCGCTTTCTCTCCCAGCCCTTTTCGGTGGCGGAGCCCTTCACCGGCATTCCCGGTGTGTATGTTCCTCTGGCCGATACCCTCAAGGGCTTCGAAGAAATACTGGATGGCAAGCACGATGGAATCCCCGAATCCCATTTTCTCAACGCAGGCTCCATTGAGGATGTCGTGCGGCGCAGCAAATAAGCTTAAGGGAGGGTGACGCATCATGGCTGAGCGACAGATTCTGCTGAAAGTATTGACCCCCAACCGAACGGTAACGGAGCAGGCGGTGGATTATGTAATTCTCCGCACCACCGGAGGGGATATGGGTGTTCTGCCCGGCCATGCGCCCTGCCTTGTGCAGCTGGATTATGGCATTCTCCGGGCTTTTTCGGATAAAAAGCAGGTTCTGACACTGGCGGTGCTGGAGGGCTTTGCCACAGTAAGCGGGACCGAGCTTGTGGTGCTTTCCTCCGTGGCCGATGATCCCGAACATATCGAGGCAGCGATCCAGAGCATTGCACAGGAGCGGGAAGAAAACCTCCGCCATGAGCAAACCGCCAATCTGGAAATGCACCGGCTGGAAACCGCTCTGCGGCATTCGCTTGTCAGCATGGATATCAGCTCTTATTCCATTATTAAGGGCCATGAGGGAAGCGGGTCTGAATCATGAAAGAGAGCGAGCACCGGGAAGTTTTGAGGGCTTTGGGCCTGTTTACCCAGCTTGGCCTGACCATGCTCTCCTGTGTTTTTGTGGGAGTATGGATCGGGCGCTTTCTCATTAACCGCTTTGGTGCAGGCCCTTGGGCGTTGCTGCTGTGTGTGGCGCTGGGGGTCTTGGCTTCTTTTAAGGTGCTTTATGATACGGTAATCAAGGAGTGGCTAAAGAAATGAACTGGCTTAAAAATCTTTCTCCCACCGCTGTGCTCATGTGCAAGGTGCTGTGCGGCCTTTTTGGGGTGTTTTTATTGGTGGGCCTTGCGGTCACCAGTCTTGTATATCCCTTTGAAAAGCCTCTCCCCTTTGCTATGGGGCTTTTGGCCGGTACCCTTTTATCCATGGCAAAGGTAATTCTGCTGGAAAAATCCCTCGGCCGCTCTATGGATATGAAGAAAAAACAGGCTCAAAACTACGCCGGTCTTCAAGCGGCCATGCGCTATCTGCTGACTATCCTTGTAGTGGTGGTGGTGGTTTTTCTGCCTGCTGTTTTCGGTGTCTTTGGCACCATCATCGGAATTTTATCCTTGCAGCTTTCGGCTTATATCTCGGAGTATCTGATACACAAAAAGGGGCTCTCCACAAAGGAATGATTTCAGGTATTTTGCCCTAAGCATCAAAATATACAGAATTAAGCGCCGACCCAAACCCTGCCACCTTTTGAAAAGGATGGACAAAAACGTTAGCTTTTGTATATTATTTCCCTCCGCCTAGATTTTGGGAACTAAAAAGGCTTGGAAGCGAACCGCAGCGTGCGGTTTTCTCCCAAGCCTTTTTTCAACCTTATTCCACTGCGAAATCGCTGACCCGGTGCAGAATGCGATAATCCACCAGCGCATCCACCAAGGTTCCCTCAGCCTCGTAGGTTTGGCTGAATATCTTGCCCTCCCGGCGGATTTCATCCAGCAGCCTGCCCTGATCAAAGGGAATCAGCAGCTTCATCCGCTTCTGGGTGGGGTTAAGCGCCTTGGCAATTTTGGCCAACAGGCCATCCAGCCCTTTGCCCTCTTTTGCGGAGATCACCGCTGTGTGGTCACTTTCCGGAACCGCCACATAGGGAACCAAATCTCGCTTGTTATAAATGGTGATCACCGGGGTATCGGTTACCCCCAGCTCAGCCAAAAGCTTTTGGGTAATCTCAATCTGAGCGGCGGCCTCCGGGTTGGAAAGATCGCACACATTCAGCAAAAGGTCTGCCCCCACAGCCTCTTCCAAGGTGGATTTAAAGGCTTCCACCAAATGGTGAGGCAGGCGGCTGACAAAGCCAACGGTATCGATGAGCATCACGGTGCGCCCATCGGGCAAAGTCAAGGCTCTGGCCGTGGGATCGAGAGTGGCAAACAGCTTATCCTCCGCCAGCACCCCCGCATCGGTGAGGGTGTTGAGCAGGGTGGATTTTCCCACATTGGTATAGCCCACAATGGCCACTGTGGTGACGCCATCCTTTTTGCGGCGAGACCGCATATTTTCCCGGCGAATCTCCAAGCTTTCCAGCTCATCCTCCAGCCGGGTGATGCTGCGGCGAATATGGCGACGATCCAGCTCCAGCTTGGTTTCACCCTTGCCTCGCCTTGCGCCACCCCCTGCACCGCCTCCACCGCCGCCCAGCCGGGAAAGGCTGATGCCCATACCCGCCAAGCGTGGCAGAAGATACCGCTGCTGCGCCAGTGCAACCTGAAGCCTGCCCTCACGGCTGCGGGCCCGCTGGGAGAAAATCTCCAGTATCAGCATGGTGCGGTCCAGAACCGGCAGGCCGCAGGCCTCCTCAATGTTTCGCAGCTGGGTGGAGGTCAGCTCATGGTCGAATATCAACAGGGTTACCTCATTGGCGGAGGCAAACTCCTTGATTTCTTCCAGCTTGCCAGCACCGATACAAGTGGCCCTATCCAGTGCATCCCTTTTCTGGGTGATACGGCCCACCACTTCCATATCAGCCGAACCGCTCAGCTCTTCCAGCTCATCCAGCGAGGCCTCCAGATCATACTGTTCCAGATCCACCCCCACTAAAAGGACAATATCCATGGTTTCGGCATTTTCGTGCATACAGTTCTCCTTCTATTTGTACTAAAGGGCAGACCCTGACCAGAACTTCTCTTTTATAGCTGCAGAGGTTTAAAGCCGCAGCGAAATTTTAGACATATGAGTATATTGTGCCGCTAAACGCTCTGTTCATGCCAATAAAGAAAAAAAGCCCGAACCGGTATCAAACCGGGTCGGGCATGCCATTTATCCTTTATTTCAGCAAGGTCACCCGAATGATTCCCTTGGCCTGTTCCAGCTGTTCCAGCACAGCGGGCGGAACATGGCCATCCAGATCCAAAACGGTATAGGCATATTCGCCCTTGGATTTATTGATCAGATTGCGAATGTTGATGTTGTGGGAGGCAAAAACCCCGGTATACTTGGCCAGCGTTTCCGGTATATTCTGGTGGAACAGGGTAACCCGCTCCCCGCCGGTGCGCTCCATATGCAGATCGGGAATGTTGACCGAGTTTTTGATGTTGCCGTTCTCGAGGAAATCCCGCAGCTGGCTGGCCGCCATGCTGGCACAGACATCCTCCGATTCGGGGGTAGAAGCGCCCAGGTGAGGGAGCGCCAGAACACCGGGATGCCCCAGCAGATCATCGTTGGGGAAATCGGTCACATAGCAGTAGACGTTCTTTTCATCCAGAGCAGCCAGAATATCTTGTGTTTCCACCAGCTCGCCCCGGGAGAAGTTCATAATCCGAACCCCGTGCTTCATGGTGGCGATGGATTGAGAATTGATCATTCCCTTTGTTTCCTTGCCCAGCGGCACATGAAGGGTGATGAAATCGCAGTTGGAATAAATCTCCTTGAGGCTGTTCACCCGGTGCACCGAGCGGGTCAGCTTGAGAGCCGAATCAATGGAAAGATAAGGGTCGTAGCCGTAAACCTCCATGCCAAAGTGGTGGGCCAGATTGCAAACCAACACACCGATGGCGCCAAGGCCAATCACACCCAGCTTTTTGCCCATAAGCTCAGGACCCACAAACTTGCCCTTGCCTTTTTCCACCAGCTTAGGAACCTCAGGCTGCCCTTTGAGGGTTTGCACCCACTGCATACCCGGGTAAACCTTGCGGGCTGAAAGGAGAAGGCCGGTCATAACCATTTCCTTAACGGCGTTGGCGTTGCCGCCGGGGGTGTTGAACACCACAATACCCTGCTGGCTGCACTTGTCAATGGGAATGTTGTTGACACCGGCCCCTGCCCGGGCAATGGCCCGGATGTGGGAGGGGATATCCATATCGTGCATGGAAGCAGAGCGCAGAATGATGCCCTGATCCTCGGTGGAGCCTTCCTCCGAGCAGGCATATTTGGTGCTGTCCAGCTGGGCAAGACCCTCCGGACTGATTTTATTGAGAAGACGAATGTTAACCATTGTCCTGATACCTCCTATATTCTCATATAAGCGCTGCCCGCTCTCAGTGAGCCGCCTCGAATTCCTTCATCAGCTCAACCAGCTTTTCGATACCCTCTCTGGGCATGGCATTGTAGATGGATGCACGCATACCGCCAACCGAACGGTGGCCCTTGATGTTGACAAAGCCACGCTTGGAAGCCTCTGCCACAAATGCCTTATCCAGCTCAGGATCACCGGTAACAAAGCAGACGTTCATCATGGAGCGGAAGGGCTTTTCTACAGTGGATTTAAACAGCTTGGAGCGATCCAGATAATCATAAAGAAGAGCGGCTTTTTCTTCGTTGCGTTTTTTCATAGCTGCAAGGCCGCCCACATCGTTCTTGATCCACTCCAGCACCAACTTGCAGATATAGATGGGATAGGTGGAGGGAGTGTTGTACATAGAATCGTTTTCAGCGTGCACCTTATAGCTGAACATGGTGGGTGTGCCCTTCTGGGGTTCACCGATCAAATCCTCCCGGATGATGACAACGGTCAGGCCGGCAGGAGCCATATTCTTCTGAGCGCCTGCATAGATCACGCCAAAGCGGCTCACATCCACCGGCTCGCTGAGAATGCAGGAGGACATATCCGCCACAAGGGGAACATCACCTGTATCGGGAACCTCTGCATAGCGGCTGCCGTAAATGGTGTTGTTGTAGCAGATGTGGACATAATCGGCATCCGGGCGGAAGCTCTCTTTTGAAAGCTCGGGGATATAAGAGAAATTTTTATCGGCACTGGAAGCCGCCTCTTTGGCATCACCAAAAAGCTTGGCTTCACCGAAAGCTTTCTTGGCAAACTGGCCGGTAACCACATAATCGGCCTTGCCGCTGCCGGTGCACAGGTTCATGGGAACCATAGCAAACTG is a window from the Oscillospiraceae bacterium MB08-C2-2 genome containing:
- a CDS encoding DUF4118 domain-containing protein is translated as MEKNFYEKLNVDMAEDRGRQRGVFYNTLKTIGLLMATILLAELLRQVQDNTQNLILIYVVSVLIISRVTPGYSYGIVAAVVSTFAYDYFVTEPSRRFSITVGSPITLFVMLLATFITSTLTIQMKSQALLSREREHRAQLLYEINNKLLVARDVETVVRLANAYLILHLNRSVIFYTADPAVSKESSSLRLCGPQDQEIPFYSPEEQKRVHLIFRTGAESAVVSEQETERVRYVPIVFKDNVRGVIGIDCRARPLTPSNITFIHMLVGQVALAMELQSLSNEQNEILVAAEREKTRSALLRAISHDLRTPLTSVLGASSTILEQKDMPEEMREGLVRDIQENSQWLIRMVENILTVTRISGNTVALHKTLEAAEEVVAQAVDIVRKRFPDCSIHVRVPGELLVAPMDATLISQVLINLLENAVKNSPVGSLILMDVSKQGAYIRFDVSDLGRGIPDYLLENLFEAHSPTAEPVIDAIRGMGLGLSICRTIVEAHGGHIEGYNKEEGGAKFYFMLPLCQ
- the atpB gene encoding F0F1 ATP synthase subunit A; translation: MADLDFSDKNLAFLFRWGDVDIYLTDTLLSTWIVMGALVIFAIVVRIRLTRFKSVPKGFQNAVEIMVETMANFSRNTMGPGMDALGGYFFGVFAFILISNFSGLVGLRPPTADLATTGALALSSFVLIHGAGLAKRKWKYFKDYLAPVPIFLPLNLVGEIAKPVSLGFRLFGNILGGTIIMGLVYNSLPILLRFILPDLLHAYFDLFAGAIQAFIFTVLSMTFIQQKAAGE
- the atpE gene encoding ATP synthase F0 subunit C; protein product: MDPKAFVLGCSALAAGLASLSGLGSGLGQGIAAGKAASAVGRQPEARGEIMSTMLIGCAVAETCSVYGLVIALILLMANPLVALL
- a CDS encoding ATP synthase F0 subunit B, with the protein product MSHYLTQSFLLAAGAAQELPPGTILHLDKKLLIELGIQWVNVLFLTGLLIFILYKPVRKFMSERTARIKTEIEDARHDREEAMQLKEQYGEMIANIEREREEILRLAHKKAMEKSDQLLFEARREADAAYDRTMDELERQRKSMEDEMKKQMIEISMLVASRFVTVSLDTETQNRYIEEALSDWEAN
- the atpH gene encoding ATP synthase F1 subunit delta: MLALTGRYALALMHYAEENGLELVYCQALDYILSINAGHPSLPDAETALGRFLEHVPEEEVDAVLYRFLDMARKRMDIITVEVFSAVPLTQEQLCALEQEFIHAYRKQVDITATVDPSLIGGLRVIVDDKVIDATIKRQLEDMKRSIYKGVYFKQ
- the atpA gene encoding F0F1 ATP synthase subunit alpha is translated as MNFNSAEIGSIIKDEILGFVASPYIDESGRVYQIGDGIARVIGLKQAMSGELLQFENGVVGIAMNLEEDNIGVVLLGNSEGVNAGSLVTRTNRIAQVPVGEALLGRVVNALGQPIDQKGLILAQTLRPIEQVAPGVLARQKVDVPLLTGIKAIDAMVPIGRGQRQLIIGDRQTGKTAIALDTILNQRDTGVYCVYVAIGQKNSTVADIVNTLTQYDAMRYTTVVVAGASEAASLQYLAPYSGCAMAEAWMAQGKDVLIVYDDLSKHAVAYRTMSLLLRRPPGREAYPGDVFYLHSRLLERAGRLSQEYGGGSITALPIVETQGGDMSAYIPTNVISITDGQIYLEANSFNAGIRPAINPGLSVSRVGGSAQVKAMKKIAAPIRIELAQYRELASFAQFSSDLDKDTRSRLHHGDRIVETLKQSQYKPFSLEHEILVLFALTHHCLDEIQVENVLEFQSKMLEHFDTWHPDIIEEIRKTYEISPQLEEDILEAIKQFASTLTP
- the atpG gene encoding ATP synthase F1 subunit gamma; this translates as MESIQRIKARIHSIGITRQITQSMRLVSSSKVQKARNRMVDNQPFLANARQMASSVLHNRELDRHPYVAARPVKTSAVIVISGDRGLCGSYNAAVGKSATQLVKSLGDCRIITIGSKAKEYCQRRRGSAVAQSFIGMSEKPFFEDAQEIASLALDWYKKGQVDQIYMVYTEYVSAIEQNPKAEKLLPLGSGEREPGSGFIEFEPDVESFVERAVPFYVAGSLYGAMLEASACEQSARLTSMDSAVKNSDEMIASLTLLYNQARQAAITQEIIEIVSGAETL
- the atpD gene encoding F0F1 ATP synthase subunit beta; protein product: MVVNAIGEVIQIIGAVLDIRFPAGSVPAIHNAIEIQNTEDILVAEVAQQLGDGIVRCVSMGPTDGLVRGMQALDTGRPIIAPVGNATLGRIFNVLGEPLDGQSMPDHQEYRSIHRMAPEFSEQAETTEILETGIKAIDLLCPYVKGGKIGLFGGAGVGKTVLIMELIHNIATEHGGYSVFAGVGERTREGNDLYHEMTESGVISKTALVFGQMNEPPGARMRVALTGLTMAEYFRDVQEQDVLLFIDNIFRFVQAGSEVSALLGRMPSAVGYQPTLATEMGILQERITSTKSGSITSIQAVYVPADDLTDPAPATTFAHLDATTVLSRSIVEQGIYPAINPLESTSRILDPFVVGSEHHQVARDVQSILQRYQELQDIIAIMGIDELSENDKLIVGRARKVQRFLSQPFSVAEPFTGIPGVYVPLADTLKGFEEILDGKHDGIPESHFLNAGSIEDVVRRSK
- the atpC gene encoding ATP synthase F1 subunit epsilon, whose product is MAERQILLKVLTPNRTVTEQAVDYVILRTTGGDMGVLPGHAPCLVQLDYGILRAFSDKKQVLTLAVLEGFATVSGTELVVLSSVADDPEHIEAAIQSIAQEREENLRHEQTANLEMHRLETALRHSLVSMDISSYSIIKGHEGSGSES
- a CDS encoding AtpZ/AtpI family protein; translated protein: MKESEHREVLRALGLFTQLGLTMLSCVFVGVWIGRFLINRFGAGPWALLLCVALGVLASFKVLYDTVIKEWLKK
- a CDS encoding ATP synthase subunit I, with translation MNWLKNLSPTAVLMCKVLCGLFGVFLLVGLAVTSLVYPFEKPLPFAMGLLAGTLLSMAKVILLEKSLGRSMDMKKKQAQNYAGLQAAMRYLLTILVVVVVVFLPAVFGVFGTIIGILSLQLSAYISEYLIHKKGLSTKE